In a single window of the Bradyrhizobium sp. ORS 285 genome:
- a CDS encoding disulfide bond formation protein B: MSNTSVMARPAAGPTSPAMTAALLAAGIAAAALAGAWYMQLVWGLQPCELCLKQRWAYYAIVPLGLVIALAAKGGAPRALVVAGLGLIALAALGNAGLGVYHSGVEWGFWPGPTECTGPIGNLGSAGSLLERLDSVHVVRCDEVQFRFLGLSLAGYSVLISLLIAAISGRGITRKTAA; the protein is encoded by the coding sequence ATGAGCAATACCTCGGTGATGGCGCGCCCCGCAGCGGGGCCGACGAGCCCGGCGATGACGGCGGCGCTGCTCGCGGCCGGCATCGCGGCGGCGGCGCTGGCCGGCGCCTGGTACATGCAGCTGGTCTGGGGCCTGCAACCCTGCGAGCTCTGCCTGAAGCAGCGCTGGGCGTATTACGCGATCGTGCCGCTCGGGCTGGTGATTGCGCTGGCGGCCAAGGGCGGCGCGCCGCGCGCGCTGGTGGTCGCGGGCCTCGGCCTGATCGCGCTGGCGGCGCTCGGCAATGCCGGGCTCGGCGTCTATCACTCCGGCGTCGAATGGGGCTTCTGGCCGGGGCCGACCGAATGCACCGGGCCGATCGGCAATCTCGGCAGCGCCGGCAGCCTGCTGGAACGGCTCGACAGCGTCCATGTCGTGCGCTGCGACGAGGTGCAATTCCGCTTCCTCGGCCTGTCCTTGGCCGGCTACAGCGTGCTGATCTCGCTGCTGATCGCCGCCATCTCTGGCCGGGGCATCACGCGCAAGACGGCCGCCTGA
- a CDS encoding PsiF family protein, which produces MTLPARAAATVAAIAILLAAGPAVCQPGLTLPARPDAATDKFATMEKTARRAISVACSKEADEQGLKGKARGKFRSACKRDKAAAATPPAASDKPK; this is translated from the coding sequence ATGACTCTCCCTGCCCGCGCGGCTGCCACGGTCGCCGCCATCGCCATCCTGTTGGCCGCGGGTCCCGCTGTCTGCCAGCCCGGATTGACGCTGCCGGCACGGCCCGATGCCGCCACCGACAAGTTCGCCACCATGGAGAAGACAGCGCGCCGCGCGATCTCGGTCGCCTGCTCCAAGGAGGCCGACGAGCAAGGGTTGAAGGGCAAGGCGCGCGGCAAGTTCCGCTCCGCCTGCAAGCGCGACAAGGCGGCGGCGGCCACCCCCCCGGCTGCGTCCGACAAGCCCAAGTGA
- a CDS encoding AbrB family transcriptional regulator → MRQIISSLPFEWPSRAKTLSALETLALGTAGGLLFLFAHLPGGLISGAMIATAIAAIAGRPLAMPPILTQTILLLLGISIGAIVSRELITHVSAYPVTIGLLALATFCSTFGSSLYLQRVHGWDRTSALLAGSPGALSQITLLAVERGADLPAIAVVQTLRVIILTAALPLVLAIAGVAPAAPVSLDQSVASPLGLLALLVASLAAAVLMQLIKFPASWLFGAMVASGILHGTDLVEGGLPEWMRGVALVGIGALIGSRFARMRIKTLVSHVRAALGSFAIAVAISALFVTVIVLVTHVRFSDTIVAFAPGAMDAMMALALTLHIDPIFVGAHHLSRFVFVTIATPGIVHLFGRPQEDVDD, encoded by the coding sequence GTGCGCCAGATCATCTCCTCCCTCCCCTTTGAATGGCCGAGCCGCGCCAAGACGCTGAGCGCGCTCGAGACGCTCGCGCTCGGCACCGCCGGCGGGCTCCTTTTCCTGTTCGCCCATCTGCCGGGCGGGCTGATCTCGGGCGCGATGATCGCGACCGCGATTGCCGCCATTGCCGGCCGCCCGCTGGCGATGCCGCCGATCCTGACCCAGACCATCCTGCTGCTGCTCGGCATCTCCATCGGCGCGATCGTCTCGCGCGAGCTGATCACCCATGTCAGCGCCTATCCGGTGACGATCGGCCTGCTCGCGCTCGCGACCTTCTGCTCGACCTTCGGCTCCAGCCTCTATCTGCAGCGCGTCCATGGCTGGGACCGCACCTCGGCGCTGCTCGCCGGCAGCCCCGGCGCGCTGTCGCAGATCACGCTGCTCGCGGTCGAGCGCGGCGCCGACCTGCCGGCGATCGCCGTGGTGCAGACCTTGCGCGTGATCATCCTGACCGCGGCACTGCCGCTCGTGCTGGCGATCGCCGGCGTCGCGCCGGCGGCGCCGGTCTCGCTCGACCAGAGCGTCGCCTCGCCGCTCGGCCTGCTCGCGCTGCTGGTCGCTTCGCTCGCCGCGGCCGTCCTGATGCAGTTGATCAAGTTTCCGGCGAGCTGGCTGTTCGGCGCAATGGTCGCGAGTGGCATCCTGCACGGCACGGACCTGGTCGAAGGCGGCCTGCCTGAGTGGATGCGCGGCGTCGCGCTGGTCGGCATCGGCGCGCTGATCGGCAGCCGCTTCGCCCGGATGCGGATCAAGACGCTCGTCAGCCATGTCAGGGCGGCACTCGGCTCGTTCGCGATCGCGGTCGCGATCTCCGCGCTGTTCGTCACCGTGATCGTGCTGGTGACGCATGTGCGCTTCTCCGACACCATCGTTGCCTTCGCGCCCGGCGCGATGGACGCGATGATGGCGCTGGCGCTGACCCTGCACATCGACCCGATCTTCGTCGGCGCGCATCACCTCTCGCGCTTCGTCTTCGTCACCATCGCGACACCCGGCATCGTCCATCTGTTCGGACGGCCGCAGGAGGATGTCGACGACTAA